One genomic window of Xanthobacter dioxanivorans includes the following:
- a CDS encoding SDR family oxidoreductase, whose amino-acid sequence MAAKMGIVGLSRSIALDMGRYNVRSNCIAPFAWSRMTSSLPTETEEQRRRVERFQQMTPEKIAPLAVWLASDRAQDVSGQVFGVRNNEIYLFNQPRPMRSVHMGAGWTPELVDTVAKGAFAASLTPLERSSDVFTWDPI is encoded by the coding sequence ATGGCCGCCAAGATGGGGATCGTCGGCCTGTCGCGGTCCATCGCCCTCGACATGGGGCGCTACAACGTGCGCTCCAACTGCATCGCCCCGTTCGCCTGGAGCCGCATGACGAGTTCGCTGCCCACCGAGACCGAGGAGCAGCGCCGCCGCGTCGAGCGCTTCCAGCAGATGACGCCGGAGAAGATCGCCCCGCTCGCGGTGTGGCTGGCCTCGGACCGGGCACAGGACGTCTCCGGGCAGGTCTTCGGCGTGCGCAACAACGAGATCTACCTCTTCAACCAACCCCGCCCGATGCGTTCGGTTCACATGGGCGCGGGGTGGACGCCAGAGCTGGTGGACACGGTCGCGAAGGGCGCCTTCGCCGCCAGCCTCACGCCGCTGGAGCGATCGAGCGACGTCTTCACCTGGGATCCGATCTGA
- a CDS encoding MaoC/PaaZ C-terminal domain-containing protein encodes MAIDYDKLIALAIPDARHSYTAKDTMLYALGVGLGHDPTDRDQLRFVCEKDLAALPTMAVVLASPGPWMRRLHTGVDYVKVVHGEQGLVLHRPLAAEGALVGRTRVVDVIDKGKGKGAVVLSERLLTDAVTGELIASITQSTFCRGDGGFGGPARPRPALHKVPDRAPDMVCELRTNANAALLYRLSGDHNPLHSDPDVAAKAGFPQPILHGLATYGVTGHALLKGVCGYDPGRLRAISARFTAPVFPGETFAVSIWRDGDVVSFETRVVERGVLAIGNGRAQIA; translated from the coding sequence ATGGCCATCGACTACGACAAGCTCATCGCGCTGGCCATCCCCGATGCCCGCCACTCCTACACCGCCAAGGATACGATGCTCTATGCGCTCGGCGTCGGACTCGGCCACGATCCGACGGACCGCGACCAACTGCGCTTCGTCTGTGAGAAGGACCTCGCCGCTCTGCCCACCATGGCGGTGGTGCTCGCGAGCCCCGGCCCGTGGATGCGCCGGCTCCACACCGGCGTCGACTATGTGAAGGTGGTCCACGGCGAGCAGGGCCTCGTGCTCCATCGCCCGCTGGCGGCGGAAGGCGCGCTGGTGGGGCGCACGCGGGTGGTGGACGTCATCGACAAGGGCAAGGGCAAGGGCGCCGTCGTCCTGTCGGAGCGCCTGCTGACCGACGCGGTGACTGGCGAGCTGATCGCCAGCATCACCCAGAGCACCTTCTGCCGCGGCGACGGCGGCTTCGGCGGCCCGGCCCGGCCGAGGCCGGCGCTCCACAAGGTACCCGACCGCGCACCGGACATGGTCTGCGAACTGCGCACCAACGCCAACGCCGCCCTCCTCTATCGCCTGAGCGGCGATCACAACCCGCTCCACAGCGACCCGGACGTGGCCGCGAAGGCAGGCTTCCCGCAGCCCATCCTGCACGGTCTCGCCACCTACGGGGTGACGGGCCACGCCCTGCTGAAGGGCGTGTGCGGCTACGACCCCGGCCGCCTGCGCGCCATCTCGGCGCGCTTCACGGCGCCGGTCTTCCCCGGCGAGACCTTCGCGGTCAGCATCTGGCGCGACGGGGACGTCGTGAGCTTCGAGACCCGCGTGGTGGAGCGCGGCGTCCTCGCCATCGGCAACGGCAGGGCGCAGATCGCCTGA
- a CDS encoding PaaI family thioesterase: protein MSMPTSGTFCDLARIQARLDRTPFNAWLGLRAVSASADGVAFELEARQEFVSTPERQIVHGGVLASLLDAAAIYAVIAATGRLQTTVDLRVDYHASATVGLLRARGTVVRLGKTLCCSEARVQDHAGKLVASGRGTFLNLGVPA from the coding sequence ATGAGCATGCCCACGAGCGGAACCTTCTGTGACCTTGCCCGGATCCAGGCGCGGCTCGACCGCACGCCCTTCAATGCGTGGCTGGGGCTGCGCGCGGTGTCCGCGTCGGCGGACGGCGTGGCGTTCGAGCTTGAGGCGCGGCAGGAATTCGTGTCCACGCCGGAACGCCAGATCGTCCACGGCGGCGTGCTGGCGAGCCTTCTCGACGCGGCGGCGATCTACGCCGTCATCGCCGCGACGGGCCGCCTCCAGACTACCGTCGACCTGCGCGTGGACTATCACGCGTCCGCGACGGTAGGGCTGCTGCGCGCGCGCGGCACGGTGGTGCGTCTCGGCAAGACGCTGTGCTGCTCGGAAGCGCGGGTGCAGGACCATGCCGGCAAGCTCGTCGCCAGCGGGCGCGGCACCTTCCTCAATCTCGGCGTGCCGGCCTGA
- a CDS encoding CaiB/BaiF CoA transferase family protein, whose translation MNETDAKLGAGPLSGIRVLDLTVNVLGPVATQILGDMGADVIKIEAPEGDYTRFVGPSRSEGMGTFFLNINRNKRSVMLDLKQPENRATLLDLIETADVFVHSMRLGAARRLGIDYEAVAARNPHIVYASAGGYRQNSSRAEWPAFDDVIQGVSGIAALNAHVTGEPRYFPTVICDKLCGYVLASSIGMALYARARTGLGQEVHVPMMETMVGFNMLEHLWAGVLDQPELGLGYSRMLTPHRRPYRTLDGYICLLANTDEQWRRMFRVIDRPDLVGDPRFAEITPRSQNIDMLYGILTEAMATRKTEDWRQRLDAADIPNGPVLTLEQIYDDPYLAETDFFHRVEHPSEGRFVTMAVPTRFSRTPAGVRRLPPRLGEHTREVIDQFRAERAGAAAAKDSLAAVSPAAD comes from the coding sequence GTGAACGAAACTGATGCCAAGCTGGGAGCCGGGCCGCTTTCCGGCATCCGGGTACTGGACCTCACAGTGAACGTGCTCGGCCCGGTCGCCACCCAGATCCTCGGCGACATGGGCGCCGACGTGATCAAGATCGAGGCGCCCGAAGGGGACTACACGCGCTTCGTGGGTCCCTCCCGCAGCGAGGGAATGGGGACGTTCTTCCTCAACATCAACCGCAACAAGCGCTCCGTGATGCTCGATCTCAAGCAGCCGGAGAACCGCGCGACGCTGCTCGATCTCATCGAGACCGCGGACGTCTTCGTCCACTCCATGCGGCTCGGGGCGGCACGGCGCCTCGGTATCGACTACGAGGCGGTGGCGGCACGCAACCCGCACATCGTCTACGCCTCGGCCGGCGGCTATCGGCAGAATTCCTCGCGCGCGGAATGGCCGGCCTTCGACGACGTGATCCAGGGCGTGAGCGGGATCGCCGCGCTGAACGCCCATGTCACCGGCGAGCCGCGCTACTTCCCGACCGTCATCTGCGACAAGCTGTGCGGCTACGTGCTCGCCTCCTCCATCGGCATGGCGCTCTACGCCCGCGCGCGCACCGGCCTCGGCCAGGAAGTGCATGTGCCGATGATGGAGACCATGGTCGGCTTCAACATGCTGGAGCACCTGTGGGCCGGCGTGCTCGACCAGCCCGAGCTCGGCCTCGGCTACAGCCGCATGCTGACCCCCCACCGGCGGCCCTACCGCACCCTCGACGGCTACATCTGCCTCCTCGCCAACACCGACGAGCAGTGGCGTCGCATGTTCCGCGTCATCGACCGCCCCGACCTCGTGGGCGATCCGCGCTTCGCCGAGATCACGCCCCGCTCGCAGAACATCGACATGCTCTACGGCATCCTGACCGAGGCCATGGCGACGCGCAAAACCGAGGACTGGCGCCAGCGCCTCGACGCGGCCGACATCCCGAACGGCCCGGTGCTGACCCTCGAGCAGATCTACGACGACCCCTACCTCGCCGAGACCGATTTCTTCCACCGCGTCGAGCATCCGAGCGAAGGGCGGTTCGTGACCATGGCCGTGCCCACGCGCTTTTCCCGCACGCCTGCGGGGGTGCGCCGCCTGCCGCCGCGCCTCGGCGAGCATACCCGCGAGGTCATCGACCAGTTCCGCGCGGAGCGCGCCGGAGCGGCCGCCGCGAAGGATTCCCTCGCGGCGGTCTCCCCCGCTGCCGACTGA
- a CDS encoding acyl-CoA dehydrogenase family protein, with protein MSKDQLQVQDLVRRVARERVAARAQEIDLKAEYPHDMFELIKELGLFTLPFPPEYGGTGSMLSACVAIEELGRVCYNTAYLLVVQWVPIGAILAGGTPEQKQKYLPGLASGELRGALSLTEPQSGSDVAGIRTRAKRDGDGWRLTGSKIWCTNSGMADFVLVAARTGEDNQRGKINLFIVEKGTPGFEVGRKEDKMGARGVPSHALFLDNCHLPADAMLGDEETGFRVAMAALNDSRPIIGARGVGLAQGAIDHAIEFIKSRRAFGQAVSDFQGVRWMIADMVIQTQAARNLVYEAAAAVDAGVKGKALAQLSAISKCHATDTAMKVATDAVQLFGAAGISNEYPINRYFRDAKVLQIVEGTNQIQRNIIARNVLD; from the coding sequence TTGAGCAAAGACCAGCTTCAGGTGCAGGACCTCGTGCGGCGCGTCGCTCGCGAGCGCGTCGCCGCACGCGCGCAGGAGATCGATCTCAAGGCGGAATATCCCCACGACATGTTCGAGCTCATCAAGGAGCTCGGCCTGTTCACCCTGCCCTTTCCCCCCGAATACGGCGGAACCGGCAGCATGCTCTCCGCCTGCGTCGCCATCGAGGAGCTCGGCCGGGTGTGCTACAATACCGCCTATCTCCTGGTCGTCCAGTGGGTGCCCATCGGCGCGATCCTCGCCGGCGGCACGCCGGAGCAGAAGCAGAAATACCTGCCCGGCCTCGCCTCCGGCGAATTGCGCGGCGCGCTCTCCCTGACCGAGCCGCAGAGCGGCTCGGACGTGGCCGGCATCCGCACCCGGGCGAAGCGCGACGGCGACGGCTGGCGGCTGACGGGATCGAAGATCTGGTGCACCAACTCCGGCATGGCCGACTTCGTGCTGGTGGCCGCCCGCACCGGAGAGGACAACCAGCGCGGCAAGATCAACCTCTTCATCGTCGAGAAGGGCACGCCCGGCTTCGAGGTGGGCCGCAAGGAGGACAAGATGGGCGCGCGCGGCGTGCCCTCCCACGCCCTTTTTCTCGACAATTGCCACCTGCCCGCGGACGCCATGCTCGGTGACGAGGAGACCGGCTTTCGCGTGGCCATGGCGGCGCTCAACGATTCCCGCCCCATCATCGGCGCACGCGGCGTCGGCCTGGCCCAGGGCGCAATCGACCACGCCATCGAATTCATCAAATCCCGCAGGGCGTTCGGGCAGGCGGTCTCGGACTTCCAGGGGGTGCGCTGGATGATCGCCGACATGGTGATCCAGACCCAGGCGGCGCGCAACCTGGTCTACGAGGCGGCGGCGGCGGTGGATGCCGGGGTGAAGGGCAAGGCGCTCGCTCAGCTCTCCGCCATCTCCAAGTGCCACGCGACCGACACGGCCATGAAGGTCGCCACCGACGCGGTCCAGCTGTTCGGCGCGGCGGGCATATCCAACGAATATCCCATCAACCGCTACTTCCGCGACGCCAAGGTGCTCCAGATCGTCGAGGGCACCAATCAGATCCAGCGCAACATCATCGCCCGCAACGTGCTCGACTGA
- a CDS encoding MaoC family dehydratase yields the protein MDVLGLGLFYEDLPIGRTFRTIGRTITETDIINFVTCTGMVEVLFTDFEFQDKESDIKGRVAPGALVYAFIEGLLTQCSMQHTGFAFLGMELDIKGPTVAGDTVHVEVEVIESRRSKSRPTRGIVRTRNTVRNQRGEVVMVYTPARMVKARTDGKEQAA from the coding sequence ATGGACGTCCTGGGCCTTGGGCTTTTCTACGAAGATCTTCCGATAGGGCGCACGTTCAGGACGATCGGACGCACCATAACCGAGACCGACATCATCAATTTCGTCACCTGCACCGGAATGGTCGAGGTTCTGTTCACGGACTTCGAGTTCCAGGACAAGGAATCCGACATCAAGGGCCGTGTCGCGCCCGGCGCGCTCGTCTACGCCTTCATCGAGGGCCTCCTGACCCAGTGCTCCATGCAGCACACAGGCTTCGCCTTCCTCGGGATGGAGCTCGATATCAAGGGGCCCACCGTCGCCGGGGACACCGTCCACGTGGAAGTCGAGGTCATCGAATCCCGCCGCTCCAAGAGCCGCCCCACCCGGGGCATCGTGCGCACGCGCAACACCGTCAGGAACCAGCGCGGCGAGGTGGTGATGGTCTACACCCCGGCCCGCATGGTGAAGGCGCGCACCGACGGCAAGGAGCAGGCCGCATGA
- a CDS encoding IclR family transcriptional regulator: MNLLRPLVAQDYLSYGNGVYTLGPRAFSLASGILGVRKQPSLIRQFAHELAEATHETVIVAALDLAADLAAYVDVIESPQLVRYSVPAGVTRPLYCSAAGRLLLAFQPESWRDAYFERAELKPLTARTVTKVPELRTIIAEIRRTNIAYSSNEAVDGAAGIAAPVCDADGTVVAALLVAAPAMRAEQNRAHLRQEVIRAAARASQALGHREAEAVA, from the coding sequence TTGAATTTGCTGCGCCCCTTGGTCGCACAAGACTATCTCTCCTATGGCAACGGTGTTTACACGCTCGGCCCGAGGGCTTTCAGCCTTGCGTCGGGCATCCTCGGCGTCCGCAAGCAACCCTCGCTCATCCGCCAGTTTGCCCACGAACTGGCGGAGGCGACGCACGAGACGGTCATCGTCGCCGCGCTCGACCTCGCCGCCGACCTCGCCGCCTATGTGGACGTGATCGAGAGCCCCCAGCTCGTGCGCTATTCCGTGCCGGCCGGCGTCACCCGCCCGCTCTATTGTTCCGCCGCCGGCCGCCTGCTGCTGGCGTTCCAGCCAGAAAGCTGGCGGGACGCCTATTTCGAGCGCGCGGAGCTGAAGCCGCTCACCGCGCGCACCGTGACGAAGGTGCCGGAGCTGCGCACCATCATCGCCGAAATCCGGCGCACCAACATCGCCTACAGCTCGAACGAGGCGGTGGATGGCGCGGCAGGGATCGCCGCGCCGGTGTGCGATGCCGACGGCACCGTGGTCGCGGCTCTTCTCGTCGCCGCCCCGGCCATGCGCGCCGAGCAGAACCGGGCCCATCTGCGCCAGGAAGTGATCCGCGCCGCCGCCCGCGCGTCACAGGCGCTCGGCCACCGGGAAGCCGAAGCCGTCGCCTGA
- a CDS encoding branched-chain amino acid ABC transporter ATP-binding protein/permease — MNILSRFIRSQTAAALVAMWLAITAAALFLDGYWIGIMVGLLGWILLAASWNMVGGLLGQVSFGHSAFFGLGAYTAVYLATAHGVSPWLGMLVGGLLAALFSMIVGYLPFRRGLSPLVFSLLTLASSYVLLFAVSGIPALGGTNGLFPPAVGQSVWDMRFDSPVSYLLLAGALTTFALATIQILFSGRLGFYWRAIHDSEAAAGAIGINTMAVKLFTFAVSAFFAAMAGTFSAQHTGFIDPQSVFGVEITIYLLLFAVVGGAGSLLGPVLGPLVLVPAGEYLRTALANAGGSSAHHLIYGIALMLAILSFPGGLVAGLRRFGVTRGALSLPDLPRAAGPAPDVRRSDAAKGKEILKASGVSKNFGGVFAVRDVSIEVRSGEILGIIGPNGAGKTTLFSLLAGSLKPTSGSITFDGREIAGLPPHEICRAGIGRTFQITRAFPTLTVAETVYAAALVGRPEGEAAAIAGSVLSLTRLDQYRDMASADVTLAVQRRLEIARALATCPRLILLDEIMAGLTPREINDAIELIRSIRDSGVTVIFIEHHIRAVMALSDRIVVLDAGELIAEGVPSDVARDPRVVEAYLGRPTEEPALPPLDKVKAR; from the coding sequence ATGAACATTCTCTCCCGTTTCATCCGCAGCCAGACGGCGGCGGCCCTCGTCGCCATGTGGCTGGCCATCACGGCTGCCGCGCTGTTCCTGGACGGCTACTGGATCGGCATCATGGTCGGCCTGCTCGGCTGGATCCTGCTGGCGGCGTCCTGGAACATGGTCGGCGGCCTGCTCGGTCAGGTCTCGTTCGGACATTCCGCCTTCTTCGGATTGGGCGCCTACACCGCCGTGTATCTCGCAACCGCCCACGGCGTGAGCCCCTGGCTCGGCATGCTGGTCGGCGGACTGCTGGCGGCCCTGTTCTCGATGATCGTGGGGTATCTGCCGTTCCGTCGCGGCCTCAGTCCCCTCGTCTTCTCGCTCCTGACGCTGGCATCGTCCTACGTCCTGCTTTTCGCGGTCAGCGGCATCCCGGCGCTTGGCGGAACCAATGGCCTGTTTCCACCAGCGGTGGGGCAATCCGTGTGGGACATGCGCTTCGACAGCCCGGTGAGCTATCTGCTCCTGGCGGGCGCCCTGACGACCTTCGCCCTGGCCACCATCCAGATCCTCTTTTCGGGCCGGCTCGGCTTCTACTGGCGCGCGATCCACGACAGCGAAGCCGCCGCCGGCGCCATCGGCATCAACACGATGGCGGTCAAGCTGTTCACGTTCGCGGTCAGCGCCTTCTTCGCGGCGATGGCCGGCACCTTCAGCGCCCAGCACACAGGGTTCATCGATCCGCAATCGGTGTTTGGCGTCGAGATCACCATCTATCTTCTTCTCTTCGCCGTCGTCGGCGGCGCCGGCAGCCTGCTCGGACCGGTGCTCGGTCCGCTGGTGCTGGTGCCTGCGGGCGAGTATCTGCGGACGGCGCTTGCCAATGCAGGCGGATCGAGCGCGCATCACCTCATCTACGGCATCGCGCTCATGCTCGCCATTCTGAGCTTCCCCGGAGGCCTCGTCGCCGGCCTCAGACGCTTCGGCGTGACGCGTGGCGCGCTCTCGCTTCCCGACCTCCCGCGGGCGGCAGGTCCCGCGCCGGATGTCCGTCGGAGTGATGCCGCCAAGGGCAAGGAAATTCTGAAGGCGAGCGGCGTGTCGAAGAACTTCGGCGGCGTGTTCGCGGTTCGCGATGTGTCGATCGAAGTGCGATCGGGCGAGATTCTCGGCATCATCGGACCGAACGGCGCCGGCAAGACGACCCTGTTTTCGCTGCTTGCCGGATCGCTCAAGCCCACGAGTGGCAGCATCACCTTTGACGGGCGGGAAATCGCCGGCCTGCCACCACACGAAATCTGCCGAGCCGGCATCGGGCGGACGTTCCAAATCACCCGCGCCTTTCCCACGCTGACCGTTGCCGAAACGGTCTATGCGGCGGCCCTGGTCGGCCGCCCGGAGGGTGAAGCCGCCGCCATCGCCGGCTCTGTCCTCTCTCTCACGCGCCTCGATCAGTATCGCGACATGGCGAGCGCGGATGTCACGCTCGCGGTGCAGCGCCGCCTCGAGATCGCGCGGGCGCTGGCGACCTGTCCCCGGCTCATCCTCCTCGACGAGATCATGGCGGGCCTCACCCCCCGCGAGATCAACGACGCGATCGAGCTGATCCGCTCCATTCGCGACTCGGGCGTGACGGTGATCTTCATCGAACACCACATCCGCGCTGTCATGGCCCTGTCGGACCGCATCGTTGTACTGGACGCGGGGGAGCTGATCGCGGAAGGGGTGCCGAGCGACGTCGCCCGGGACCCGCGCGTCGTGGAAGCCTATCTTGGCCGTCCGACCGAGGAGCCGGCTCTTCCCCCGCTCGATAAGGTCAAGGCACGATGA
- a CDS encoding branched-chain amino acid ABC transporter permease, with the protein MSFATLLQAVISGLLLGGIYALVAMSLALVFGVMRVLNFAHGDLLMAGMYGIVILNHAFGINPYAAIVLVAPVLALIGMAVYFVLIRRVLGAGPLMQAQVTLGLSFAIQSTALLVFGADLLNVRTSLDGAAFRIAGVVVGKPELIGFLISIVVCAALTWFILSTEFGRRLRAVAQDPTMAILCGIPVRSVQMMVFVGCTALLAVPAGCLMAFSQLTPTAGIQYSLLSLMVVVLGGLGDLRGAFVGGLLIGIVEAVTSALFNNPAAPGIIYLVFGLALLARPRGLFGRGSEA; encoded by the coding sequence ATGTCTTTCGCAACCCTCCTCCAGGCCGTCATCTCCGGTCTGCTGCTCGGCGGCATCTATGCGCTCGTCGCAATGTCGCTGGCTCTCGTCTTCGGCGTGATGCGAGTGCTGAACTTCGCCCATGGCGACCTCCTCATGGCCGGCATGTACGGCATCGTCATCCTCAACCACGCGTTCGGGATCAACCCGTACGCCGCCATCGTCCTCGTGGCTCCCGTTCTCGCCCTGATCGGCATGGCCGTCTATTTCGTGCTGATCCGGCGGGTGCTCGGCGCCGGTCCCCTGATGCAGGCGCAGGTGACGCTCGGACTGTCCTTTGCCATCCAGAGCACCGCGCTTCTGGTCTTCGGCGCAGACCTTCTGAACGTGCGCACATCGCTCGATGGTGCGGCGTTCCGGATCGCGGGCGTGGTGGTCGGAAAGCCGGAGCTGATCGGGTTCCTCATCTCGATCGTCGTTTGCGCGGCACTCACCTGGTTCATCCTGAGCACGGAATTCGGCCGCCGCCTGAGGGCGGTGGCTCAGGACCCGACAATGGCCATTCTCTGCGGCATCCCTGTCCGTTCGGTCCAGATGATGGTCTTCGTCGGGTGTACAGCGCTTCTCGCCGTGCCGGCAGGCTGCCTCATGGCCTTCTCGCAGCTCACGCCGACTGCCGGCATCCAGTACAGCCTGCTGTCGCTGATGGTCGTGGTGCTCGGCGGCCTCGGCGACCTGCGGGGCGCATTCGTCGGCGGCCTGCTGATCGGCATCGTCGAAGCCGTGACAAGCGCGCTCTTCAACAATCCCGCGGCGCCCGGCATCATCTACCTGGTGTTCGGTCTCGCTCTCCTGGCCCGCCCCCGTGGCCTGTTCGGACGCGGGAGCGAAGCATGA
- a CDS encoding ABC transporter substrate-binding protein, which produces MRFRQCLRASLILAASTLLGQGARAAESIRVPMITPLTGSIAVLGQDSKKAAEIAQETINAAGGIGGRPLTLEIVDTQGRPEIARREMERLTREGRAPVVLACDISAGTSGAAQFAESAQVPLLNGSAVSADILARGYKWYFSHQISSDDEATTAFAYMQTITGAKPLADRRIALLYEDSPRGAGTGERLRKLMDAKGINVVSETTYNRADRNLLPVMRKVQDSTPELVVWIGYTEDVVAGLKAARQLDFKPFVLGIGGGLGDPRLPELVDAAVIDQLRVANVDYFNPDIKRAAAFREAYVKKFASEPSSYAGTCYGAIMTLKVALEAALKTSPDLTPASVRDALRTLDIPGDDTITPFRFIRFDPANGRNLGAEELVAAWVDGKRKVTVFPAGIAVGKPVMLP; this is translated from the coding sequence ATGAGATTTCGTCAATGCCTGCGTGCGAGCCTCATTCTGGCGGCGTCAACGCTCCTCGGCCAGGGGGCCCGCGCGGCGGAATCCATCCGCGTCCCGATGATCACGCCCCTGACCGGATCGATTGCCGTGCTCGGCCAGGATTCCAAGAAGGCCGCGGAAATCGCCCAGGAGACGATCAATGCGGCCGGGGGCATCGGCGGCAGGCCCCTGACGCTCGAGATCGTCGATACTCAGGGCCGACCCGAGATCGCGCGACGCGAGATGGAGCGGCTGACGCGCGAGGGGCGGGCGCCGGTCGTTCTCGCCTGCGACATCAGCGCCGGCACCTCGGGCGCCGCGCAGTTCGCCGAATCCGCGCAGGTTCCCTTGCTCAACGGCTCGGCCGTATCCGCCGACATTCTCGCCCGCGGCTACAAATGGTATTTCTCGCATCAGATCAGCAGCGATGACGAGGCGACCACCGCCTTCGCCTACATGCAGACCATCACGGGGGCGAAGCCGCTCGCCGACCGGCGGATCGCCTTGCTCTACGAAGACAGCCCGCGCGGCGCCGGGACCGGAGAACGCCTGCGCAAGCTGATGGATGCGAAGGGGATCAACGTCGTCAGCGAGACCACCTACAATCGCGCTGACCGCAACCTTCTGCCCGTCATGCGCAAGGTGCAGGACAGCACGCCCGAGCTCGTGGTCTGGATCGGCTACACCGAGGATGTGGTGGCCGGGCTGAAAGCGGCGCGGCAGCTCGACTTCAAGCCCTTCGTGCTCGGCATTGGCGGCGGCCTCGGCGATCCGCGCCTGCCGGAACTCGTGGATGCGGCCGTCATCGACCAGCTCCGTGTGGCCAACGTCGACTACTTCAATCCCGACATCAAGCGCGCGGCCGCGTTTCGCGAGGCCTACGTCAAGAAGTTCGCCAGCGAGCCGTCGAGCTACGCCGGCACCTGCTACGGCGCCATCATGACACTGAAGGTAGCCCTGGAAGCCGCGCTCAAGACCTCACCGGACCTCACTCCCGCCTCCGTCCGCGATGCGCTGCGCACCCTCGACATTCCCGGCGACGATACGATCACCCCGTTCAGGTTCATTCGCTTCGACCCGGCGAACGGCCGCAATCTCGGCGCCGAGGAGTTGGTGGCGGCCTGGGTGGACGGCAAGCGCAAGGTGACCGTGTTCCCGGCCGGCATCGCCGTCGGCAAGCCCGTCATGTTGCCCTGA